The proteins below come from a single Aegilops tauschii subsp. strangulata cultivar AL8/78 chromosome 6, Aet v6.0, whole genome shotgun sequence genomic window:
- the LOC109771573 gene encoding transcription termination factor MTERF4, chloroplastic — translation MERQAHNRRRNTSIRVRPRKAPQTPQPLSPPLSRRPSRPRRRPRAAAAAAMLPLARAALRRLGPVTAGDGSLPARLLLLAPLASKPSSSTPPEYQMPSVTWGVIQGRRERLVSRVLALDFLRSAGVTDPAGELEAVELPSSLDVLQERLDFLLRLGLSTDDLSAYPFLLACSLRKNVIPVLSYLEKLGVTRARLAAFVRAYPACLHASVAVDLAPIVKALRGLDVDRQDIPRVLERYPDVLGLKPDGTISTSVAYLVGIVGVAPRDIGPMVTHYPFFLSMRVGTTIKPFCDYITSLGLPMRILARIIEKRPYILGYDLEETVKPNVEALLSFGIRKEVLPLMIAQYPSILGLPLKVKLAAQQYFFNLKLKIDPDGFARAIEKLPQLVSLHQNVILKPVEFLRGRGITDDDIGRMLIRCPQILLLRNELMKNSFYFFKSELKRPISELLEYPEYFTYSLESRIKPRYMRVASKGIRCSLDWFLNCSDQRFEERMRGDFIEGDAPGPSFTMGGKLQMPGNQLVSDDDNEESDDEVLYRRTVML, via the coding sequence ATGGAACGACAAGCCCACAACAGAAGAAGAAACACATCCATTCGGGTGCGGCCCAGGAAAGCACCACAAACCCCACAGCCACTCTCTCCACCGCTAAGCCGCCGCCCTTctcgccctcgccgccgcccccgggccgccgccgccgcagccatgCTCCCGCTCGCCCGCGCGGCCCTCCGCCGCCTCGGCCCCGTGACCGCGGGGGACGGCTCCCTCCccgcccgcctcctcctcctcgcgccgctCGCCTCCAAGCCGTCGTCGTCCACGCCGCCGGAGTACCAGATGCCGTCGGTGACGTGGGGCGTGATCCAGGGCCGCAGGGAGCGGCTCGTGTCCCGCGTCCTCGCCCTCGACTTCCTCCGCTCCGCCGGCGTCACCGACCCCGCGGGCgagctggaggccgtggagctCCCCTCCTCCCTCGACGTGCTCCAGGAGCGCCTCGACTTCCTCCTCCGCCTCGGCCTCTCCACCGACGACCTCTCCGCCTACCCGTTCCTCCTCGCCTGCTCCCTCCGCAAGAACGTCATCCCCGTCCTCTCCTACCTCGAGAAGCTCGGCGTCACGCGCGCGCGCCTCGCCGCCTTCGTCCGCGCCTACCCGGCCTGCCTCCACGCCTCCGTCGCCGTCGACCTCGCCCCCATCGTCAAGGCGCTCCGCGGCCTCGACGTCGACCGCCAGGACATCCCACGCGTCCTCGAGCGCTACCCCGACGTCCTCGGCCTCAAGCCCGACGGCACCATCAGCACCTCCGTCGCCTACCTCGTAGGCATCGTCGGCGTCGCGCCGCGTGACATTGGCCCCATGGTGACACACTATCCCTTCTTCCTTAGCATGCGTGTTGGCACCACGATCAAGCCGTTCTGCGATTACATCACATCTCTGGGGCTGCCGATGCGGATTCTCGCGAGGATTATTGAGAAGCGGCCGTACATTCTTGGCTATGATCTTGAGGAGACAGTCAAACCAAATGTCGAGGCATTGCTCAGCTTCGGCATTCGGAAGGAGGTGCTGCCACTCATGATTGCGCAGTACCCATCCATTCTTGGGTTGCCCCTGAAAGTGAAGCTAGCAGCACAGCAGTACTTCTTCAACCTGAAGCTCAAAATCGACCCTGACGGGTTTGCCCGTGCCATCGAGAAGTTGCCACAGCTTGTGAGCTTGCATCAGAATGTGATACTGAAGCCCGTGGAGTTCCTCCGCGGCCGGGGGATCACCGATGATGATATTGGGCGCATGTTGATCCGGTGCCCGCAGATTCTTTTGCTGCGGAACGAGCTCATGAAGAACAGCTTTTACTTCTTCAAGAGTGAGCTGAAGCGGCCAATAAGTGAGCTTCTGGAGTACCCAGAGTATTTTACATACAGCTTGGAGTCAAGGATCAAGCCTAGGTACATGAGAGTGGCAAGCAAGGGGATCAGATGTAGCTTGGATTGGTTTCTGAACTGCAGTGATCAGAGGTTTGAGGAAAGGATGCGAGGGGATTTTATTGAAGGGGATGCACCAGGTCCTTCGTTTACAATGGGTGGGAAGCTTCAGATGCCTGGCAACCAGTTAGTGTCGGATGATGATAATGAGGAAAGTGACGATGAGGTGCTATATAGGCGGACCGTCATGCTCTAG